One part of the Symphalangus syndactylus isolate Jambi chromosome 1, NHGRI_mSymSyn1-v2.1_pri, whole genome shotgun sequence genome encodes these proteins:
- the LOC129491148 gene encoding theta defensin subunit A-like, which produces MRTFALLAAMLLLVALQAQAEPLRARADAAAAQEQPGADDQDVAHAFTWDESAALPLSESAKGLRCICGRGVCRLL; this is translated from the exons ATGAGGACCTTCGCCCTCCTCGCTGCCATGCTTCTCCTGGTGGCCCTGCAGGCTCAGGCGGAGCCACTCCGGGCAAGAGCTGATGCAGCTGCAGCCCAGGAGCAGCCTGGAGCAGATGATCAGgacgtggctcatgcctttacATGGGATGAAAGTGCCGCCCTTCCGCTTTCAG AGTCAGCGAAAGGCTTGAGGTGCATTTGCGGAAGAGGAGTTTGCCGTTTGTTATAA
- the LOC129491156 gene encoding theta defensin subunit A-like: MRTFALLAAMLLLVALQAQAEPLRARADEAAAQEQPGADDQDVAHAFTWDESAALPLSESAKGLRCICGRGVCRLL; the protein is encoded by the exons ATGAGGACCTTCGCCCTCCTCGCTGCCATGCTTCTCCTGGTGGCCCTGCAGGCTCAGGCGGAGCCACTCCGGGCAAGAGCTGATGAAGCTGCAGCCCAGGAGCAGCCTGGAGCAGATGATCAGgacgtggctcatgcctttacATGGGATGAAAGTGCCGCCCTTCCGCTTTCAG AGTCAGCGAAAGGCTTGAGGTGCATTTGCGGAAGAGGAGTTTGCCGTTTGTTATAA